TCCGACAGCTATGTACTGGATATGAACCTCGGACAGATGCGGAATAAGGGGCTGGAAGTAACTGTCAGCTACCACGATAACTTCGGTAAAGTGGGTGTAAACGTAGGATTCAATGCTGCATTCAACCGCAACAGAATTCTGTCGTTCGGTGGGGAGTCGCTGCCAATCGATGCTGGTTCTGCGGGTGAATACTGGTCTGGCATCGTAGCCCGTACAAAGTTGAATTCTCCGATATCTCAGTTCTATGGATTTAAAACCAAAGGCCTGATCCCTGATCAGAAAACTATTGACGACCTGAATGCCAAAGCACAGGCTAAAGGCAATGCCTACTGGTATGCACCAGGTTCCGGCCCGGGCGATATCTGGTACGAGGACCTGAACGGCGATGGCGTTATCAACGACCAGGACAGAACCTTTATCGGTAACCCATTACCTAAAATGACCTATGGTTTCAACATTGGTTTGTCTTACGAGGGCTTCGACCTGAATGCTTTCTTCAACGGTGTGTATGGCAATGATGTGTATAACGGTCTGGATGGCTACTATCAGAGTATTTACAACGATTTCAATACTACATCACAGGTATTCAACAGTTCCTTCATGTACGGTAATGGCCTGACAAATCAGCCAAGATTTGGTTACTACAGTGGTAACTCCTTCCAGTATGATCCAAATGGTAACTACAAAAGGATTTCTGATTACCATGTACAGAAAGGCTCCTTCCTGCGTCTGCAGAACCTGCAGATCGGTTACAACCTGCCTCAGAAGGTGCTGAACCGCATGAAAGTAAGATCAGTAAGAGTGTACTACAGCGGACAGAATTTATTCGTGATATCAAAAGTTAAGAATGCGGATCCTGAAGTGGGTTTCTCCGGTGCCAACTCAAGTGCACTGGCACAGGGTATTCTCTCTCCGGAAGTATATCCTAAAACAAGGCTTCACTCATTTGGAATTGAATTCGGGTTTTAATCCTATCTCTTAACAGAAAAAATATTATTAATGAAACGTAATATCATAAGGCTTTCCTTCCTCATCTGCTTAAGCGTAGGGTTTTTCGGATGTAAGAAGTTTGTGGATGAATCCAAGCCATACAACGTACTGAATCCTGATATCTTCCCGGAAAATATGGCGCAGGTAGATTACTTCCTGAATTCGCCCTATGCCAATATTCATAGTGTTGAATTGTTTGGTTTTCAGGGTTTAGGTAGATTCTTTTATAATATAGACCATACCGGAGATGTGGCATGGCTGGGCACCAGCGAGTGGAATGAGCTGCAACTGCTGTATGTACACGCTGCCAACAGCTATGCAGGCGCACAGTGGAGAGGATTGTACAGAGGTGTACAGCAATCCAGAACGTTCATCGATCAGATCGTTCCCAACTACAAACAAAAAGTAGGTAACAAAATAACGCCGGCGGATACACTGGCGCTGAGATACAAGCTGGGAGAGGCTTATTACCTCCGTGCATGGCATTATTATTTCCTGATGAACCTCTACGGACAGGAAGTAGTGGTACCTAATAATGGCGATAATACCAAGCCTGGTGTAATCCTCTTTACCTCCGATGTTAAAATTGGCGACCGCGCAGATGAAATGCGTCCGCGTAGTACGGTAAAACAGTGCTGGGATTATATTATCGCGGACCTGAAAAATGCCATGGACCATCTGACAGATCCTTCCGGTGGTGCAAAGAAAACCTGGGCCGGTGCTGACAAAGGTCGCATCGATTACTATGCTGCTGAAGCATTGTATGCCCGTGCGCTGATGTATGAAGAACGCTGGAGCGAAGCCCGTGACGCGTTTCTGGATATCGTACAGAATTCCGGTAAGTCGTTGATGAGCTTCCAGGATTATTATAACATGTGGAACGGTAATCCACAGTATGCCGCCACAGAAAACAATAACACAGAAGCGCTGCACCAGATCACCATTGTAAGATCCGGCGACAACGCGATGGCTGGCCCATCTACGGCTTCTGCTGTGAGCCTGTTATACACACCATTCTTTGATAACGGCGCTCCCGGTGGTGCTACGCCTGGTTATGGCAACATGTATATGCACGACAGAAACCTGGGTCGTTTCGGATTTCCGCAGCAATACTATCCTGTCATGAAAGGACTGGGCACCAATGGCCGCACGGTGGAAACCTCCTATGTAGATTCCTGCTACCATATGAAAACGCTGAAACGTTACGCTACAGACCCTGACCCACGTTTATGGGTATGTGCCTATCAGCCATGGGTGGATACCGTGATGAATGCTTCAGCCAAAGCAGCCATACTGCCTTATGGCGCCGGTACCGAAACCGAATACCAGATGAATGCAGCACAACCTGCCAGCATCATCAAACATGGCTGGAGTCTGCGCAAATTCAACCTGTACGATGTACAGGCAAGCCAGAACCCGCGCATGCATGGGGCTGACTTCTACTTCACCCGTTTACCGGAAATATACCTGGAGCTGGCAGAATGCTACTGGAAACTCAGTGGTAACGCCAATGATCCTAATGCGCTGAACTATATCAACCGTGTACATCGCAGGGCATGGAACCTGCCGGAAAGCGCTGGTCAGTCGCTGGATTACACTGCGATTGAGTCAGGCAGTAAAATTACCAAGGCAAACCTTCATCCTAACAGTGGTGATGCCGGATTCACAGACCAGCTGGCACTGAACTCCCTGTATTACGAAACCTGGGCAGAAACCTTCGGAGAAGCCAAATGGTGGTTTAATGTAAGAAGATGGAGCCTCGGAAAGAACGAAGCTAAAGTATATGAGAAAAGCAGGGCTGGCGATATCAGCTGGAATTCAGATGACCAGTATGCGCTGCCTATTTATCAAACAGAAATAGACAGGAATGTCAATTGCGTGCAGAATAAAGGCTATTAGCGGGCATACACAGATTGCCATCATACTGCTGACAATGATCTTATCGGGCTATACACCTGCTTTGCGGGTTGTATGGCTCGATGAGCTGGATCTAAGTAATGTAGATCAGTCGGCAGGGAAGGCAATGGCTAATCAGTCTATGTGGAGAACACCCTTGTCCATAGCAAGTGAGCAATATGACAGGGGTGTTGGTACACATGCTGAAAGTGTGTTCAGGATTCAACTGGATGGAAAAACGATTTCGTTTAAAGCAAAAGCAGGGCTGGATGATTCAGCACCGGAGCATGAGCTGAAACAAGCCAGTGCAGAGTTTATGGTGATCGGCGACGGTAAGGTCCTCTGGCGCAGCGGTATCATGCATGCCCGTGAAAAGGCAAAGCAGGTAAACGTTGCAACAAAGGGTATCCGTTCGCTGATTTTATATGTAGATCATACCGGAGATGGTATTGTAGGAGACCGTGCCGACTGGGTAGATGCCAGTTTTGAAGTTGCAGGTACAACACCTGTATCTGTAAAAAGAACAGCAGAGAAAGTGTATATCACTACACCACTGCCATTAAAGCAACCGGTGATCAATCCGCCTTATGTATATGGCGCACATGCAGGAAATCCTTTCCTGTTCAGCGTTCCGGTATCGGGAGAACGCCCGGTTACTATTACAGCTGCCGGTTTACCGGAAGGGTTACAGATAGATCAACGAACAGGTATTATCAGTGGGAAGGCGGTAAAGAAGGGTGTTTATACTGTGGGAATATCTGCCCAAAACCAATATGGTATTGATACAGCGAAACTTCAGCTGGTCATCGGCGACAGGCTGGCACTCACGCCACCCATGGGCTGGAATAGCTGGAATGTATTCGGTGCAGACGTAGATGACAGGAAAATCCGTGATATGGCAGATGCCATGGTTGATCTGGGACTTGTTAACTACGGTTACGCCTATATTAATATTGATGATGGCTGGCAGGGGCTGCGTGGTGGTAAATATTATGCGATCATGCCTAACGAAAAATTCCCTGATATGAAAGCGCTGGTAGATTATGTGCACAGCAAGGGAATTAAGATCGGCATCTATTCTTCGCCATGGGTACAGACCTACGCCGGTTTTATCGGTGGCGGCGCCGACACCCGGGAAGGGAAAGTAGTCAACTCTTCCCGCAGGTATGGCGAATTTTCTTTTGTGAAGAATGATGTGCAACAATGGACTGAGTGGGGCTTTGACTACCTGAAATACGATTGGGTTACCAATGATATTGCACATACCGCTGAAATGACCTATCTGTTAGATCAGTCGGGCAGAGATGTGGTATTTAGTATCTCCAATGCGGCGCCTTTTGAACTGGCGGCTGATTGGGGCAATTTAACCAATGCATGGCGTACCACCGGCGATATTCACGACTCCTGGTGCAGTATGACGACCATTGGATTCATGCAAAACAAATGGCAGCCTTACGCCCGGCCTGGCAGCTGGAACGATCCTGATATGCTCGTAGTAGGAAAAGTAGGCTGGGGAAAAGATATCCATCTGACTAAATTATCTGCAGATGAGCAGTATACGCATGTTGCCTTATGGAGTATACTGGCGGCGCCTTTGCTGATTGGCTGTGACTTAAATCAGATTGATTCTTTCACTTTACGACTGATCACCAACAAGGAAGTAATTGCTGTAGATCAGGATCCTGCGGGTATTCAGGGCAAAAGAATTTTTTCAGACAGAGATAAAAAGATAGAAGTATGGGCCAGACCCTTACAGGATGGATCGCTGGCAGTAGGGCTTTTCAATCTCGCTGACAACAAACAGGAAATTACTGTTTCCTGGGAACAACTTGCAATAAAAGGACCGCAACAGGTCCGTGATTTGTGGCGTCAGCAGGACAAGGGCGTAGTGGAAAGCCACTATTCGTCTGTCGTGCCGTCGCATGGTGTAATGTTTTTGAAAATTAAACCTGCCAACTAAGATGAAAAGATTAAAGACGGTTTTACTCACATTCCTGGTGGGTGTCTCCCTGAAACCTGCGCTGGCACAGCAACAGCTGGAACTTCCACTGTGGCCGGAGCATAGGGGAGTGGAGGATTACGATAGTGCTTCTGTGAAAGTATTTCTGCCGGAGAAAGGCAATGGCATGGCGGTAATAGCATGTCCGGGAGGTGGATATGCTTACCTGGCGCTGGAAAAGGAAGGGACTAAGTTTGCCGGCTTTTTTAATGAGCAGGGAATTGCATTGATCGTACTGAAGTACCGTTTGCCGAATGGCCGTTCCGGCGTGCCTTTGAGCGATGCGAAGAAAGCGATGCAGCTGGTAAAGGAACATGCGGCCGAATGGCATATAGATACGCATAAACTGGGGATTATGGGCTCTTCTGCCGGGGGACACCTGGCTTCAACACTGAGTACACATACCTCCGGAGAGGAGCGCCCGGCGTTTCAGATATTGTTATATCCGGTCATCTCTATGAAAGGAGATTTTACACATGCCGGCTCCAGGAAATTATTACTGGGTGAAAAGCCCGGCCGGCGCCTGGTAGACGAGTATTCCAATGAATTGCAGGTTACTGCACAAACGCCTCCTGCCTTTATTGTAGTGAGCGATGATGATAAGACCGTGCCTTCCGTTAACAGTGTATACTATTACGAGGCATTACATAAAAATAAGGTTTCTGCCGAACTGCATATCTATCCTAAAGGAGGCCATGGGTGGGCATTGAATGATAATTTTTTCTATAAACAGGACTGGACGGCAGCATTGAAAAAATGGCTGCTGGTTTTCTCAGGAAATTAACCCGGGCATACAGCACAAAAGATCGATCATAATGAAGAAATGTATTAGCACGTTACTATTGGGTTTGTTGTTGGTAAACGTTGGAATGGCACAGTCGGTGAAAGAAGATCTTCATCCTGTTGATAAGATTAAGCAGATAGGAGATAAACTGATCAGAGAAACACCATTTGCCTACCGGCTGGTATTAACCGCCCGCAATCAGCGTTTCAACGGATTGACCTTTGTTGATTTCGGGAAAACATTTGGCACGGGAAAGGCTGCTGTAGCTTATGCATATACACAGCTAACCGTAGCAAATGATACAGTCATTACCATAGAAATTGCCCATAACGACGCCTGCAAAGTATGGTGTAATCAGTCACTTGTATACGAGAAAAACGGGCAGCCCGAAATCGCTATCACCCGCGATGAGCGCAGCATGGCGATGTCGGATTCCTTCAGGGTACAGCTGAAAAAAGGGAACAATGACTTGCTGATTAAATCTGCTACCAGCGGTAAAGAATGGTGTGTGTTTATACAGCCGCCCAGCGAACATGATGCCGTATTGCGCACGCAGCAAACTTATGCAGCCATGGGACTGAAAGGTGTACGTAATGTAGATAGCAGCGTTGCTACGTTGAGTAACTGGCTGGTGATCGGTCCGTTTGCAGCTGGCATTGATACAAGGCAGGCACCGGAAACGGCTATACGATTTGGTGAAATGTACCCAGGCTTATCTGCCGACGTTACCTGGACAATCCCTAAACAGGAGATTCTGGGTGATATGATCGATGCAAAGCCATGGGGGACTACCTATCAGTGGAATTATCATAACGGCGGCGTAGCATGGGCGATGCAGCAACTGAGTGAGCTGACCGGCGAAAAGCAGTACAACCTATGGGCTACCAACTTCTGCGATTACCAGATGAACGGGATGCCATTTGTGGATTACCAGGTAAATACGCTACGTGCCTATAACTCAGCCAATGCACTGGTAATAGGTTCGAAGTTGCTGGACTTCACGCTGGCGCCTTCTTTACCACTGATATACCGCCTGAGAAAAGAGAAAGATTTCAGAAACGAGGCTACCTACAAGGCATACATCAGCAAAATGATGGATTATGCAAAATCAGGCCAGATAAGAACACAGGGTCTTACCAACTACACCCGTACTACCCCGGAAGAATATACGGTTTGGGTAGATGATATGTTTATGGGAATCCCTTTCCTGATGCAGGCCGCGCAATATTCAACTGATCCGCAGCAGCGTAAACTGTTCTTTGATGATGCCGCCAGCCAGCTGGTGGACTTCACCAAACATGTATACGACAAGGATGCCCGATTATTTATGCACGCGAATTATTCCCATCGGCCGGAAGTGAAACTGCCGTACTGGTCGAGAGCGAATGGCTGGGCTATCTGGGCCATGACAGAGGTTTTGATGGCGCTGCCGAAAGACCATCCAAAATATAAAGCCATCTTAAACCTATATAGAGATTTTGCCAATTCATTGATACGCTATCAGAGCCCGGAAGGCTTCTGGCATAATGTAATTACCCGTAACGATTCACCAGTAGAGGTTTCCGGCACTGCCATATTCACGATGGCCTTCGCCAGAGGAGTAAGAGAAGGATGGTTAGATAAAAAGAAATTTACGCCAATTGTAGTGAAAGGCTGGCGTGCTACAGCTTCTGAGATTGAAGACAATGGTACGGTACATAAGATTTGCGTAGGTACCATGTGTTCAGAAGATGAGAACTATTATATGACCCGGCCTTTTTATGATGATGATACGCATGGATCTTTTGCCGTCATTTTTGCAGGAATTGAAGTACAGAAAATGTTAGATCAACAGAAAAAGTAATCAGATGAGCAAGCAGAGAATCCTGGTGGTTGCAGCCATAGTAATGATTTTAGGGGTGGGATGTACACAGCAGCACAGCAATATCCAGACTTCCCCCATACGTTTAAATCCGGCGGAGATTGTGCTGCTAAATAAAGAATTGAGAACCCAGGAAGACCACTACGATGCGGATAAGAGGATGATCTGGACGATCACGAAGGAGAAGCATTACCATAGTGACCTGGATAGTGGTGTGAAGGTACATGATACCCGCAGCTCCATACAATATGCAGCCGCTTTGATGCGTACTGCCGATACA
The Chitinophaga sp. Cy-1792 genome window above contains:
- a CDS encoding RagB/SusD family nutrient uptake outer membrane protein; this translates as MKRNIIRLSFLICLSVGFFGCKKFVDESKPYNVLNPDIFPENMAQVDYFLNSPYANIHSVELFGFQGLGRFFYNIDHTGDVAWLGTSEWNELQLLYVHAANSYAGAQWRGLYRGVQQSRTFIDQIVPNYKQKVGNKITPADTLALRYKLGEAYYLRAWHYYFLMNLYGQEVVVPNNGDNTKPGVILFTSDVKIGDRADEMRPRSTVKQCWDYIIADLKNAMDHLTDPSGGAKKTWAGADKGRIDYYAAEALYARALMYEERWSEARDAFLDIVQNSGKSLMSFQDYYNMWNGNPQYAATENNNTEALHQITIVRSGDNAMAGPSTASAVSLLYTPFFDNGAPGGATPGYGNMYMHDRNLGRFGFPQQYYPVMKGLGTNGRTVETSYVDSCYHMKTLKRYATDPDPRLWVCAYQPWVDTVMNASAKAAILPYGAGTETEYQMNAAQPASIIKHGWSLRKFNLYDVQASQNPRMHGADFYFTRLPEIYLELAECYWKLSGNANDPNALNYINRVHRRAWNLPESAGQSLDYTAIESGSKITKANLHPNSGDAGFTDQLALNSLYYETWAETFGEAKWWFNVRRWSLGKNEAKVYEKSRAGDISWNSDDQYALPIYQTEIDRNVNCVQNKGY
- a CDS encoding glycoside hydrolase family 105 protein, which codes for MKKCISTLLLGLLLVNVGMAQSVKEDLHPVDKIKQIGDKLIRETPFAYRLVLTARNQRFNGLTFVDFGKTFGTGKAAVAYAYTQLTVANDTVITIEIAHNDACKVWCNQSLVYEKNGQPEIAITRDERSMAMSDSFRVQLKKGNNDLLIKSATSGKEWCVFIQPPSEHDAVLRTQQTYAAMGLKGVRNVDSSVATLSNWLVIGPFAAGIDTRQAPETAIRFGEMYPGLSADVTWTIPKQEILGDMIDAKPWGTTYQWNYHNGGVAWAMQQLSELTGEKQYNLWATNFCDYQMNGMPFVDYQVNTLRAYNSANALVIGSKLLDFTLAPSLPLIYRLRKEKDFRNEATYKAYISKMMDYAKSGQIRTQGLTNYTRTTPEEYTVWVDDMFMGIPFLMQAAQYSTDPQQRKLFFDDAASQLVDFTKHVYDKDARLFMHANYSHRPEVKLPYWSRANGWAIWAMTEVLMALPKDHPKYKAILNLYRDFANSLIRYQSPEGFWHNVITRNDSPVEVSGTAIFTMAFARGVREGWLDKKKFTPIVVKGWRATASEIEDNGTVHKICVGTMCSEDENYYMTRPFYDDDTHGSFAVIFAGIEVQKMLDQQKK
- a CDS encoding NPCBM/NEW2 domain-containing protein, whose product is MSIACRIKAISGHTQIAIILLTMILSGYTPALRVVWLDELDLSNVDQSAGKAMANQSMWRTPLSIASEQYDRGVGTHAESVFRIQLDGKTISFKAKAGLDDSAPEHELKQASAEFMVIGDGKVLWRSGIMHAREKAKQVNVATKGIRSLILYVDHTGDGIVGDRADWVDASFEVAGTTPVSVKRTAEKVYITTPLPLKQPVINPPYVYGAHAGNPFLFSVPVSGERPVTITAAGLPEGLQIDQRTGIISGKAVKKGVYTVGISAQNQYGIDTAKLQLVIGDRLALTPPMGWNSWNVFGADVDDRKIRDMADAMVDLGLVNYGYAYINIDDGWQGLRGGKYYAIMPNEKFPDMKALVDYVHSKGIKIGIYSSPWVQTYAGFIGGGADTREGKVVNSSRRYGEFSFVKNDVQQWTEWGFDYLKYDWVTNDIAHTAEMTYLLDQSGRDVVFSISNAAPFELAADWGNLTNAWRTTGDIHDSWCSMTTIGFMQNKWQPYARPGSWNDPDMLVVGKVGWGKDIHLTKLSADEQYTHVALWSILAAPLLIGCDLNQIDSFTLRLITNKEVIAVDQDPAGIQGKRIFSDRDKKIEVWARPLQDGSLAVGLFNLADNKQEITVSWEQLAIKGPQQVRDLWRQQDKGVVESHYSSVVPSHGVMFLKIKPAN
- a CDS encoding alpha/beta hydrolase codes for the protein MKRLKTVLLTFLVGVSLKPALAQQQLELPLWPEHRGVEDYDSASVKVFLPEKGNGMAVIACPGGGYAYLALEKEGTKFAGFFNEQGIALIVLKYRLPNGRSGVPLSDAKKAMQLVKEHAAEWHIDTHKLGIMGSSAGGHLASTLSTHTSGEERPAFQILLYPVISMKGDFTHAGSRKLLLGEKPGRRLVDEYSNELQVTAQTPPAFIVVSDDDKTVPSVNSVYYYEALHKNKVSAELHIYPKGGHGWALNDNFFYKQDWTAALKKWLLVFSGN